Proteins co-encoded in one Treponema succinifaciens DSM 2489 genomic window:
- a CDS encoding phage tail sheath family protein has protein sequence MPSYQTPGVYVEEVESGSKPIEAGATNIVGFLGVAEKGPVNEAVLVTNWTQYTKIFGGMHTGGWLGHAVYQFFQNGGTKAYINNLAEPSKKTKAKNDEQPAEAKAESETVEIKNPDNIAKLIIGKDEGVGKKTGLYLFDQIQDIAIVAAPGVTDPAAQDAILSHCEKNRFRFAVLDSPETLAAGIDTMPKPRDSMMGAYYFPWISMYDAVQDKNVYAPPSGGICGIYGRVDGTRGVHKAPANEIFRTALGLKYNLTDAEQELLNPKGINCIRDFPGRGIRVWGARTISSNPEWRYVNVRRLFCMVEQALQNGTNWVVFEPNTRDLWKKITRNITAFLLNLWRTGALFGDTPEEAFYVRCDDELNPPESIDAGYVVCEIGLAPAKPAEFVVFRVSQKAMGEE, from the coding sequence ATGCCTAGTTATCAAACTCCAGGTGTTTATGTAGAAGAAGTGGAGAGTGGCTCAAAGCCTATTGAGGCAGGAGCGACCAATATTGTTGGATTTTTGGGAGTTGCAGAAAAAGGGCCTGTTAATGAGGCTGTCCTTGTAACAAACTGGACTCAGTATACAAAAATCTTTGGAGGAATGCATACAGGTGGCTGGTTGGGACATGCTGTATATCAGTTTTTCCAGAATGGCGGAACAAAAGCCTATATCAATAATCTTGCCGAGCCGTCGAAAAAGACAAAGGCAAAAAATGACGAGCAGCCAGCAGAAGCTAAAGCAGAGTCTGAGACTGTGGAAATTAAGAATCCTGATAATATTGCGAAGCTTATTATTGGTAAAGATGAAGGTGTCGGTAAGAAAACTGGATTGTATCTTTTTGATCAGATTCAAGATATTGCAATTGTTGCGGCCCCAGGTGTTACTGATCCAGCTGCACAAGATGCTATTTTAAGTCATTGTGAGAAAAATCGTTTCAGATTTGCCGTACTGGATAGTCCTGAAACTTTAGCAGCCGGAATTGATACGATGCCAAAACCACGGGATTCAATGATGGGAGCATATTATTTCCCTTGGATTTCTATGTATGATGCTGTTCAGGATAAGAATGTATATGCTCCACCGAGCGGTGGAATTTGTGGAATTTATGGTCGGGTTGATGGAACTCGTGGTGTTCATAAAGCTCCTGCAAATGAAATCTTTAGAACAGCCTTGGGACTTAAATATAATCTAACGGATGCAGAGCAGGAGTTGTTAAATCCAAAAGGTATCAACTGTATTCGTGATTTCCCTGGCCGAGGAATTCGCGTATGGGGTGCAAGAACAATCAGTTCTAATCCTGAATGGCGTTATGTGAATGTTCGTCGTCTTTTCTGTATGGTTGAACAGGCATTACAGAATGGTACGAATTGGGTTGTCTTTGAACCTAACACACGAGATTTATGGAAAAAAATCACTCGTAACATTACTGCGTTCCTTTTGAATCTGTGGAGAACAGGAGCTTTGTTTGGCGATACGCCGGAAGAGGCTTTTTATGTGCGATGTGATGATGAATTGAACCCTCCTGAATCTATTGATGCAGGATATGTTGTTTGTGAAATAGGTTTGGCACCCGCAAAACCTGCTGAATTTGTTGTATTCAGAGTTTCACAAAAAGCAATGGGTGAGGAATAA